Genomic window (Streptomyces yatensis):
GGTGAGACGGTTGACTTCATCATCAGCGCCGACGGACCCACGCTGACCGGGACCCTGGGCGGCGGCCAGGCCAGCGTCACGCTCAGCAATCTGAGCGTGGGCAGTCACACCGCCGCGGCCTTCTACCCGGGCGACGCGACCCTCGACCCGTCGAGCTCGCCCTTCGTGTCGTTCAATGTGGTTGCGGCGGCGACAACGACGACGGTCACCTCTATCACACCGGCTGCACCGGTATGCGGTCAGCAGGTGCAGGTGTGCGCGCAGGTTTCCGTGAACGGGCCGGGCACGTGTCAGCCGTCCGGTCAGGTGCAGTTCGCGTTCACCGGGGGCCCGACGGTGTTCGCGACGTTGGACGCCGCGGGGATGGCCTGTGCGACCGTCAGTTTGAACGCCGGATCCCACGCGTTCACGGTCACCTACCCGGGCACCGTCAGCACGGGGTCCTCGCAGGCCAACGGAACGGTGACGGTGGCTCAGGGGGCGTCGACAACGGTGTTCTCCTCGTCGCCGGCGTCGCCGGTGTGCGGTGAGCCGGTGCAGTTGTGCGCGCAGGTCACGACGGACTCGCCCAGTACGTGTGCCCCGACGGGGTCTGTGACGTTCGCGGTTTCCGGTGGGCCGACCGTGGGCCCCGTGACGCTTGACGCGAGTGGCCAGGCGTGTGCGTCGACCAGTGCCATTCCGGTGGGCGCGCACTCGGTCACGGCCACCTATTCCGGATCAACCGATGTCGCGGGCTCCTCGGGCGGCGGGACGGTGACGGTCGGTCAGGCGGCGTCCACGACCGCGTTGACCATTACGCCCGCTTCTCCGGTGTGTGGTGAGTCGGTGACCTTGTGCGCGCAGGTGACCACGACGTCGCCCGGCACCTGCGCTCCGACCGGGATGGTGACGTTCACGATCGCGGGTGGTCCGACGCTGACCGGGACGCTCGACGCGAGCGGTCAGGCGTGTGTGACGACCAGTGCCATTCCGGTGGGGACGCACGCGGTGACGGCCACCTACGCGGGCAACACAGGCGTCGCCGGCTCGTCGGCTTCGGGCTCCGTCACGGTCGGTCAGGGCGCCTCGACCACGACGGTCAGCTTCTTGCCCAGCTCGCCGGTGTGCGGCCAGCCGGTGACCTTGTGCGCGCAGGTGACCACGACGTCGCCCGCTACCTGCGCTCCGACCGGGATGGTGACGTTCACGATCGCGGGTGGTCCGACGCTGACCGGGACGCTCGACGCGAGCGGTCAGGCGTGTGTGACGACCAGTGCCATTCCGGTGGGCGCGCACGCGGTGACGGCCACCTACGCGGGCAACACAGGCGTCGCCGGCTCGTCGGGCTCCGCCACCATCACCGTGGGCCAGGCGGCGTCCACGACCGCGTTGACCATTACGCCCGCTTCCCCGGTGTGCGGCCAGCCGGTGACCTTGTGCGCGCAGGTGACCACGACGTCGCCCGGCACCTGCGTCCCGACCGGGATGGTGACGTTCACGATCGCGGGTGGTCCGACGCTGACCGGGACGCTGAACGCCAGTGGTCAGGCGTGTGTGACGACCAGTGCCATTCCGGTGGGCGCGCATGCGGTGACGGCCGCCTACGCGGGCAACACCGGCGTGGCGGGTTCGTCGGCGTCCAGCTCCGTCACCATCGGCCAGGCGAGCACCACGACCACGCTCACCTCCTCGCCGAACCCGTCCACCCCCGGCCAGAACGTGACCTTCACCGCCACCGTGGCCGCGGTGCCGCCGGCGACGGGCACACCGACCGGGACCGTCACCTTCGTGATCAGCGGCGGGCCCACCCTCACCGGCACGCTCAACGCCTCCGGTGTGGCCACGGCCAGCACCAGCACCCTCACCCCCGGCGCGCACACGGTCACGGCCACCTACGGCGGTGACACCTGCTTCGCCGGTTCCACCTCACCGACGATCACCCAGAACGTGGCCGCGGCGCCGACCGGGACCACCGTGACCGCCACTCCGGCCACCATCCGGCTGCGGTTCAACGGCACGCTGGTCATCCCGACCCTGAGCGCGACGCTGAGGGACGCGTCGAACAACCCGATCCCCGGCCAGACCCTCACCTTCGTCGCCAACTCGCTGGTGGGCCCGATCGCGCTGGGCAGCGCGGTCACCAACGCCAGCGGCACGGCGACGCTCAGCAATGTGACCGTTCCCCCGACCATCCTCACCGCCTCGACGTACACCGCGTCCTTCGCGGGCGCCCCGGGCCTGAGCCCGTCGTCCGGCTCGGCCTCGCTGACCTTCCAGCCGTCGCCGATCCTGCCGTAAGGAGCTGAGGGCGCCCGCACACCGCGTATCGTCCGCGCCGGGCCGCCGCACAGCGGCCCGGCGCGGGCCGCCGCGTGCCCGGGGGCGGGCCGGGACCGGCTCCCCGTCCACCCCACCGGCGTCATCGCCGGTCAACGCCCCGCATATGCTCATCCGCATGAGCGAAGCAGCGCAGCTGGACCCCGAAGACCGCAAGATCATCACGCTGGCCCGCTCCGTGCGGGCCCGTAACTCCGTGGCGGAGGGCGCCGCCGTCCGCGATGAGACGGGGCGCACGTATGTCGCCGGGACCGTGGCCCTCGACTCGCTGAAGCTGAGCGCCCTGCGGACCGCCGTCGCCATGGCCGTGGCGAGCGGTGCCACGTCCCTGGAGGCCGCGGCCGTGGTGACCGAGGCGGAGAGCGCCTCGGACGAGGACCGCGCGGCCGTCCGGGACCTCGGTGGGGCCGGGACGCCGGTGCTGCTGGCGGGCCTCGACGGCACCCTGCGGGCCACGCTGCCGGCCTGACCGACCCACCGGCCACCGGCGGTCGTACGGGGCCGGGACGACGGGCCGTACGGGGGCGGGACGGCTGGTTTCACGGGGCGCGGGACGACGGGCCGTACGGGGCCGGGACGGCTGGTTGTACGAGGCCGGGGCGACCGGCCGCACGAGGCCCGGGACGACTGGTCCGAGCGGGCCGGGGCATCGGGGAGAATGGGGTCCATGACTGCCGGTACCTCCCCGTCCCCGACCGAGCAGCGGGAGACCCCGCACCGCTCGGGCTTCGCCTGCTTCGTCGGCCGCCCCAACGCGGGCAAGTCGACCCTGACCAATGCGCTGGTGGGGACGAAGGTCGCGATCACCTCGAACCGCCCGCAGACCACCCGCCACACCGTCCGCGGCATCGTGCACCGCCCCGAGGCCCAGCTGGTGCTCGTCGACACCCCTGGTCTGCACAAGCCGCGCACCCTGCTCGGCGAGCGGCTGAACGATGTCGTGCGCACCACCTGGGCCGAGGTCGACGTCATCGGCTTCTGCCTGCCCGCCGACCAGAAGCTCGGCCCCGGCGACCGCTATATCGCCACCGAGCTGGCGGGGATCAAGAAGACCCCCAAGGTCGCGATCGTCACCAAGACCGATCTCGTCGAGTCCGAGCAGCTGGCCCAGCAACTGATCGCCATCGACCGGCTCGGCACGGAGCTGGGCATCGAATGGGCCGAGATCGTCCCGGTGTCGGCCGTGGACGCGGAAAAGGTGGGGGCGGGACGCGGTCCCTCGGCTGAGGGCGGTGGCCGGAGAGGGGCCGGCCAGGTGGGCCTGCTGGCGGATCTGCTGGTCCCGCTGCTGCCCGAGGGCCCGGCGCTCTACCCCGAGGGCGACCTCACCGACGAGCCCGAGCAGGTCATGGTCGCCGAGCTGATCCGGGAGGCCGCGCTGGAGGGCGTACGGGACGAACTGCCGCACTCCATCGCGGTGGTCGTGGAGGAGATGCTGCCCCGCGAGGACCGCCCCGCGGACCGGCCGCTCCTCGACATCCACGCCAACCTGTACATCGAGCGGCCCAGCCAGAAGGGCATCATCATCGGCCCCAAGGGACGCCGCCTCAAGGAGGTCGGCACCAAGTCCCGCAAGCACATCGAGGCGCTGCTGGGTACGCCGGTCTTCCTCGACCTTCATGTGAAGGTCGCCAAGGACTGGCAGCGCGACCCGAAGCAGCTGCGGAAGCTGGGGTTCTGAGCCGTCCCACGCCGCCGCGGAGGCGGGGGTTCTGGCCGGGCCCACGCCGTTGCGGAAGATGGGCGTGGTGAGCCTGGCCCACGCCGCCGCGGAGGCGGGGGTTCTGAGCCCCCGTCGAGCGCCCCTACGCGCCTTCCTTCAGCACCGTGCGGATCAGTTCCCGCTGGGCGTCGCTCAGATGGGGGTCCGCGGCGTGGACGGTGCGGCCGTCGACGGTGATCTCGTACTGGAAGCCGTCGGGGACGCCGCGGGCGGCCGTGATGTGGCCGGTCTCGACGGCCTGGTGGGCCAGGGCGTCCAGATGCGTGGCGTCGGGCCGGCCGGTGGTGTCCAGCTCGGCCCGGCGCTCGATTCCGGCGAAACCGCCGGTGCGGGTGACGGAGATGCGCATGGCTCCATCACTACCCGATGGCGTGCTCTACCGCGCGCCCACGCGGGCCCGCAGATCGGTGATGCCCACCCCGGCCCACGCCTCCTGCACCGCCGTCTGCTCCTCGCCCTCGCCGTAGCGGGCGTGCGCGGCGGCGACCGTGAGGTGGGCGAAATCGGCGAACTCCGCGTCGGAGGCCAGATCGCCGCCGGTCAGCACGTCGAACCAGATCTGCCCGGCGCGCTCCCAGGCGTTGCCGCCCAGGGCGGTGGCGGCCAGGTAGAAGGCGTGGTTGGGGATGCCGGAGTTGATGTGGACGCCGCCGTTGTCGCGCGAGGTGCGGACGTAGTCGTCCATCGTGCCCGGCTGCGGGTCCTTTCCCAGCACATCGTCGTCGTACGCCGTGCCCGGGGCCTTCATCGAGCGCAGGGCCACCCCGGTGACCCGGTCCGTCAGCAGCCCCGCGCCGATCAGCCAGTCGGCCTCCTCGGCGCTGTGGCCGAGCACATGCTGCTTGACCAGTGAGCCGAAGACGTCGGACATCGACTCGTTGAGCGCCCCGGACTGGCCGAAGTACTCGAGGTTGGCGGTGTACTGCGTGACGCCGTGGGTGAGCTCGTGGGCCATGACGTCGACCGGGATGGTGAAGTCCAGGAAGACCTCGCCGTCCCCGTCGCCGAAGACCATCTGCTCGCCGTCCCAGAAGGCGTTGTTGTAGTCCTCGCTGTAGTGGACGCTCGCGCTCAGCGGCAGGCCGGAGTCGTCGATCGAGCGCCTGCCGTACGCCTTGAGGAAGAGCTCGAAGGTCGCGCCGAGCCCGTCGTAGGCGCGGTTCACCGAGTCGTCCCCGCTCGCCTGGTCGCCCTCGCCGCGCACCTTCTTCCCCGGCAGCGAGGTCTTGCGGTGGGCGTCGTAGACGGTGCGCTCGGGCTTGTCGGAGGGCGCGGCGGCCCGCGCGGCGGGGACCCCGCGCACGGTGGTGATCCGGCGGCGGGTGCGCTGCAGGGCGTCGTGCTCCAGGGTGCGGCGGGCGAGATCGGCCAGCGAGGCGTCCTCGGCATGGGACAGCTTGTCGAGGACATGCGGCGGCACGATCGTGCAGAAGGTGCCACGGCGGTGACTGCGGGCCTGCGCGGGGGCATTGGCGTTGGCGTCCATGGCTGGCAATGTCGCACCACGTGAGGTGCGTGTCACGCCTTGCGGTCATGATTGCTGAAATCGAGTGGAAGATGTGTATTCCTCCGTAGACCATGTTGTCGTCCGCATGGTGATACAGGTCCGCCGCGTCGGGGTGTCTCGGTTAGGCTGCTCCGCATCATGCGTTTCGGGCTGCTTCTTCTTAGCTGCCGCGGCGAGGGCCTGTAGTCGAAGGCCGACCCCCTCCCCGCGGAGTTCGGCGTTGCAGTGATCACGCCCTGTCGGCCGCCCCAGGATCTCCGCGACAGCGGATTCGTCCTGTGGACAGCGGATTACCCAAGGAGCCCCGCGCACCATGACGACTCACTCCGATACGCCCGGCCGTTCCGCGACCTCCGGCAGCGCCGTCGGCCGTCCCACCCCCCTCACGGCCGCGACCGTCACCCAGCGCCCCTCCGGTATGCCCATCCACAAGTACGGCCCGTACGAGGCCGTCGACATCCCGGACCGCACCTGGCCGGACAACCGCATCACCGTCGCCCCGCGCTGGCTGTCCACCGATCTGCGGGACGGCAACCAGGCGCTGATCGACCCGATGTCCCCGGCCCGCAAGCGCGAGATGTTCGACCTGCTGGTGCGCATGGGCTACAAGGAGATCGAGGTCGGCTTCCCCTCCTCCGGCCAGACCGACTTCGACTTCGTACGGTCGATCATCGAGGAGGGCGCGATCCCGGAGGACGTGACGATCTCCGTCCTCACCCAGGCGCGCGAGGAGCTGATCGAGCGCACCGTGGAGTCGCTGCGCGGGGCGCACAGGGCCACCGTGCACCTGTACAACGCCACTGCCCCCACCTTCCGCCGCGTCGTTTTCCGTGGCACCAAGGAGCAGGTCAAGCAGATCGCGGTGGACGGCACCCGGCTGGTGGTGGAGTACGCCGACAAGATCCTCGGCGATGAGACGGTCTTCGGCTACCAGTACAGCCCGGAGATCTTCACCGACACCGAGCTGGACTTCGCGCTGGAGGTCTGCGAGGGCGTCATGGACGTCTGGCAGCCCGAGGAGGGCCGCGAGATCATCCTCAATCTGCCGGCCACCGTCGAGCGCTCGACCCCGTCCACCCACGCGGACCGCTTCGAGTGGATGTCGCGCCGGCTGTCCCGGCGCGAGCACATCTGCCTGTCGGTGCATCCGCACAACGACCGCGGCACCGCCGTCGCCGCCGCCGAGCTGGCGATCATGGCCGGGGCGGACCGGATCGAGGGCTGTCTGTTCGGGCAGGGCGAGCGCACCGGCAATGTCGACCTGGTGACGCTGGGCATGAACCTGTTCTCCCAGGGTGTCGACCCGCAGATCGACTTCTCGCAGATCGACGAGATCCGCCGCACCGCCGAGTACTGCAACCAGATGGAGATCCACCCGCGCCACCCCTACGCGGGCGATCTGGTCTACACCGCCTTCTCCGGCTCCCACCAGGACGCCATCAAGAAGGGGTTCGAGGCGCTGGAGGCGAGCGCCGCCGAGCAGGGCAAGACGGTGGACGAGGTCGAGTGGGCGGTCCCGTATCTGCCCATCGACCCCAAGGACGTCGGCCGCTCCTACGAGGCCGTGATCCGGGTGAACTCGCAGTCCGGCAAGGGCGGCATCGCCTATGTCCTGAAGAACGACCACAACCTGGACCTGCCGCGCAGGATGCAGATCGAGTTCTCCAAGACGATTCAGGCCAAGACCGATGCCGAGGGCGGCGAGGTCACCCCGGGCCAGATCTGGGCGGCATTCCAGGACGAGTACCTGCCGACCGACGACAACCGGTGGGGCCGGATCGCGCTGCGCAGCGCGCAGACGTCCACCACCAGCGAGGGCAGCGACGCGCTCACCGTCGAGGCGGTCGTGGACGGCGCCGAGACGGTGCTGACCGGCACCGGCAACGGCCCGCTGGCGGCCTTCTTCGACGCCCTGGCCTCGATCGATGTGGACGTACGGCTGCTGGACTACTCCGAGCACACGCTGAGCGAGGGCGCCGCGTCCCAGGCCGCCGCGTACATCGAGTGCGCGATCGACGGGCAGGTGCTGTGGGGCGTCGGGATCGACGCCAACATCGTGCGGGCCTCGCTCAAGGCGGTCGTCTCCGCGGTGAACCGGGCGCGCCGGTGATTTTTTCGGCGCGTCGATGATCTCTCGGCCGACGGATCCGACGGGCTCATCACCCCGTTGACCTTGTCACCCACACGGGCCCCGTTCACCATGCGAGGTGGGCGGGGCCTCGGGTTTGGCCTGTTGTCTCCGTTCGGGGTACTGACGTCACATCATGGATGTGGCTAGCATCACGTCAACGCGGCAACGTGGCCGAAGCGTTATGGAGGTGTGACGTGGTGCACCGGCGAGCCCGCCGTGACCGGGACCTGTGTGTGGTAGGCGTGCGCACTCTGTGGCGGACCGTCGGCGATGGTGAGTTCTTCTGCCCCGAATGCGGAGGTGACCGCAACTTCCGCCGCCGTACCGGCCGCCGCCGCATCGTGGTGCTCGGCCTCCCCGTGCTGCCGCGCGGACCGGTCGCACCCATCGTGGAATGCGCGGCCTGCGGCAGCCGCTACGGCACGGAGGTGCTCGACCACCCCACGACCATCCGCTTCTCCGCGATGCTCCGCGACGCGGTGCACACCGTGGC
Coding sequences:
- a CDS encoding cytidine deaminase, with protein sequence MSEAAQLDPEDRKIITLARSVRARNSVAEGAAVRDETGRTYVAGTVALDSLKLSALRTAVAMAVASGATSLEAAAVVTEAESASDEDRAAVRDLGGAGTPVLLAGLDGTLRATLPA
- a CDS encoding GTPase Era translates to MTAGTSPSPTEQRETPHRSGFACFVGRPNAGKSTLTNALVGTKVAITSNRPQTTRHTVRGIVHRPEAQLVLVDTPGLHKPRTLLGERLNDVVRTTWAEVDVIGFCLPADQKLGPGDRYIATELAGIKKTPKVAIVTKTDLVESEQLAQQLIAIDRLGTELGIEWAEIVPVSAVDAEKVGAGRGPSAEGGGRRGAGQVGLLADLLVPLLPEGPALYPEGDLTDEPEQVMVAELIREAALEGVRDELPHSIAVVVEEMLPREDRPADRPLLDIHANLYIERPSQKGIIIGPKGRRLKEVGTKSRKHIEALLGTPVFLDLHVKVAKDWQRDPKQLRKLGF
- a CDS encoding protealysin inhibitor emfourin encodes the protein MRISVTRTGGFAGIERRAELDTTGRPDATHLDALAHQAVETGHITAARGVPDGFQYEITVDGRTVHAADPHLSDAQRELIRTVLKEGA
- a CDS encoding M4 family metallopeptidase; the encoded protein is MDANANAPAQARSHRRGTFCTIVPPHVLDKLSHAEDASLADLARRTLEHDALQRTRRRITTVRGVPAARAAAPSDKPERTVYDAHRKTSLPGKKVRGEGDQASGDDSVNRAYDGLGATFELFLKAYGRRSIDDSGLPLSASVHYSEDYNNAFWDGEQMVFGDGDGEVFLDFTIPVDVMAHELTHGVTQYTANLEYFGQSGALNESMSDVFGSLVKQHVLGHSAEEADWLIGAGLLTDRVTGVALRSMKAPGTAYDDDVLGKDPQPGTMDDYVRTSRDNGGVHINSGIPNHAFYLAATALGGNAWERAGQIWFDVLTGGDLASDAEFADFAHLTVAAAHARYGEGEEQTAVQEAWAGVGITDLRARVGAR
- the leuA gene encoding 2-isopropylmalate synthase, whose protein sequence is MTTHSDTPGRSATSGSAVGRPTPLTAATVTQRPSGMPIHKYGPYEAVDIPDRTWPDNRITVAPRWLSTDLRDGNQALIDPMSPARKREMFDLLVRMGYKEIEVGFPSSGQTDFDFVRSIIEEGAIPEDVTISVLTQAREELIERTVESLRGAHRATVHLYNATAPTFRRVVFRGTKEQVKQIAVDGTRLVVEYADKILGDETVFGYQYSPEIFTDTELDFALEVCEGVMDVWQPEEGREIILNLPATVERSTPSTHADRFEWMSRRLSRREHICLSVHPHNDRGTAVAAAELAIMAGADRIEGCLFGQGERTGNVDLVTLGMNLFSQGVDPQIDFSQIDEIRRTAEYCNQMEIHPRHPYAGDLVYTAFSGSHQDAIKKGFEALEASAAEQGKTVDEVEWAVPYLPIDPKDVGRSYEAVIRVNSQSGKGGIAYVLKNDHNLDLPRRMQIEFSKTIQAKTDAEGGEVTPGQIWAAFQDEYLPTDDNRWGRIALRSAQTSTTSEGSDALTVEAVVDGAETVLTGTGNGPLAAFFDALASIDVDVRLLDYSEHTLSEGAASQAAAYIECAIDGQVLWGVGIDANIVRASLKAVVSAVNRARR